The following proteins come from a genomic window of Halorussus halophilus:
- a CDS encoding acyl-CoA thioesterase, which produces MPTPTDTYLENRFRVQPNDANNYETLHGGELMKWMDELGAMAAMRFAGETCVTAGVEDLSFHRPIPVGDTALVEAYVYAAGRTSVRVRLRAWREDPRTGETERTTESCFTFVAIGEDGSPVEVPELVVETEEDERLREKALAAESDED; this is translated from the coding sequence ATGCCAACACCCACGGACACCTACCTCGAAAACCGCTTTCGCGTCCAACCGAACGACGCCAACAACTACGAGACGCTCCACGGCGGCGAGTTGATGAAGTGGATGGACGAACTCGGCGCGATGGCCGCGATGCGCTTCGCGGGCGAAACCTGCGTTACGGCGGGCGTCGAGGACCTCAGTTTCCACCGGCCGATTCCAGTGGGCGACACCGCGCTCGTGGAGGCATACGTCTACGCGGCCGGTCGAACCAGTGTCCGCGTTCGACTGCGTGCGTGGCGCGAGGACCCCAGAACGGGCGAGACCGAGCGCACGACGGAGTCGTGTTTCACCTTCGTCGCTATCGGCGAGGATGGTTCCCCCGTGGAAGTGCCCGAACTCGTGGTCGAAACCGAGGAAGACGAACGACTGCGAGAGAAAGCGCTGGCGGCAGAGAGCGACGAGGACTAA
- a CDS encoding amidohydrolase, translating into MTTLQIVGGQVLRPDMTVEDGDVLVDADEGTILAVGETPAGDETLDAEGNLVMPSLVNAHGHAAMTLLRGYADDKELDAWLQEDIWPVEGALTAEDVRVGTDLAQLEMIRSGTTAFADMYFEVPEVVESVEKAGLRARVGHGVVTVGKDEQAAREDFQTSLDVAKEFDGAAGGRIKTAVMPHSLTTVAEEYLREYVAKAREAEIPLHYHANETRHEVDPIVEDEGKRPLEYARELDMTQQSDFVAHGVHTDETEIDLLAESGTAVVHCPASNMKLASGMAPVQQMLDAGVTVGLGTDGAASNNDLDMFDEMRDAAMLGKLSAEDASAVPAEAVVEMATRGSASALGFDSGRIEEGANADIAVLDLDAAHLTPHHDLVSHLAYAARGSDVRHTICDGQVLMHDRDVLTLDAAAVRSKAEEHAAAAVERAE; encoded by the coding sequence ATGACGACGCTCCAAATCGTGGGCGGGCAGGTACTACGCCCGGACATGACCGTCGAAGACGGCGACGTGCTGGTAGACGCAGACGAAGGGACGATTCTTGCAGTCGGCGAGACCCCAGCGGGCGACGAGACGCTCGACGCAGAAGGCAACCTCGTGATGCCGAGTCTGGTCAACGCCCACGGGCACGCGGCGATGACGCTCCTGCGAGGCTACGCCGACGACAAGGAACTCGACGCGTGGCTACAGGAGGACATCTGGCCAGTCGAGGGCGCGCTCACTGCCGAGGACGTGCGCGTCGGCACCGACCTCGCGCAGTTGGAGATGATTCGGTCGGGGACGACCGCCTTCGCGGACATGTACTTCGAAGTGCCGGAAGTCGTCGAATCCGTCGAAAAAGCCGGTCTACGTGCCCGCGTCGGCCACGGGGTCGTGACCGTCGGCAAGGACGAGCAAGCAGCCCGAGAGGACTTCCAGACGAGCCTCGACGTCGCCAAAGAATTCGACGGCGCGGCAGGAGGCAGAATCAAGACTGCGGTCATGCCCCACAGCCTGACGACCGTCGCAGAAGAGTATCTGCGCGAATACGTCGCCAAGGCCCGCGAAGCGGAAATCCCGCTTCACTACCACGCCAACGAGACGCGCCACGAAGTCGATCCAATCGTCGAGGACGAAGGCAAACGACCGCTCGAATACGCCCGCGAACTAGACATGACCCAGCAATCGGACTTCGTCGCCCACGGCGTCCACACCGACGAGACCGAAATCGACCTCTTAGCCGAGTCGGGAACTGCGGTCGTCCACTGCCCGGCGTCGAACATGAAACTCGCCAGCGGGATGGCTCCCGTCCAGCAGATGCTCGATGCGGGTGTCACGGTCGGTCTCGGCACCGACGGTGCGGCCTCGAACAACGACTTAGACATGTTCGACGAGATGCGAGACGCCGCGATGCTCGGCAAGTTGTCCGCCGAGGACGCTAGCGCGGTGCCCGCCGAAGCAGTCGTGGAGATGGCGACGAGAGGAAGCGCGAGTGCGCTCGGCTTCGATAGCGGCCGAATCGAGGAAGGTGCGAACGCCGACATCGCCGTGCTGGACTTAGACGCCGCGCACCTCACGCCCCATCACGACCTCGTGAGTCACCTCGCGTACGCGGCCCGCGGGTCGGACGTTCGACACACTATCTGTGACGGACAGGTCCTCATGCACGACCGGGACGTGCTGACCCTCGATGCGGCCGCAGTGCGGTCGAAGGCGGAGGAACACGCCGCCGCCGCAGTCGAGCGTGCCGAGTGA
- a CDS encoding threonine synthase, producing MNHTFECIFCGSRAAPADKSSSCTDCGGPLEVALDADELPSSLPETDRRDLWRYADFLPTEGITPISIGEGWTPLTELPTVSENPTVLLKNETTNPTWSWKDRLAAVVVPHAVAAGAEKIATSTSGNHGSAIAAYASRAGIEQVLTFVSPSSETPHHRQMRAYGAESLALTDYGERKNLLRELADRGWFVGYNLQNRYTAQPYVYEGYKTIAFELVEQLDKVPDAIVAPVGAGDGFYGIWKGFRELRELGIVETTPKMVSAESAERHPLAKAHQSDAETVGRDDGPEPLSTSTMGTTSGTHALQAVRDSDGAAYAADRETVEQAIRDCGHDGIFLEPASALAPAVVLQAIADNQLDASDTVVCVGTGAGVAWPEKTVEAVGTAPTVEPTVEAVAEAVSLDLD from the coding sequence ATGAACCACACTTTCGAGTGCATCTTCTGCGGTTCGAGGGCCGCCCCTGCCGACAAGTCTTCCTCGTGTACCGACTGCGGCGGCCCGCTCGAAGTCGCGCTCGACGCCGACGAACTGCCGAGTTCTCTTCCCGAAACCGACCGGCGAGACCTGTGGCGCTACGCCGACTTCCTGCCGACAGAGGGCATCACCCCGATTTCGATTGGCGAGGGCTGGACGCCACTGACCGAACTTCCTACCGTCTCCGAGAACCCCACCGTCCTCCTGAAGAACGAGACGACCAATCCCACGTGGTCGTGGAAGGACCGCCTCGCTGCCGTGGTCGTTCCTCACGCTGTCGCCGCAGGAGCAGAGAAAATCGCCACCTCGACCTCTGGCAACCACGGGAGCGCCATTGCCGCGTACGCCTCCCGTGCTGGAATCGAGCAGGTTCTCACTTTCGTCTCGCCGTCGAGCGAAACGCCCCACCATCGTCAGATGCGCGCCTACGGAGCCGAATCGCTGGCACTGACCGACTACGGGGAGCGCAAGAATCTGCTCCGAGAACTCGCCGACCGTGGCTGGTTCGTCGGGTACAACCTCCAGAACCGCTACACTGCGCAACCGTACGTCTACGAGGGCTACAAGACAATCGCCTTCGAGTTGGTCGAGCAACTCGACAAGGTCCCCGACGCCATCGTCGCTCCGGTCGGTGCGGGTGATGGCTTCTACGGTATCTGGAAGGGATTCCGAGAACTCCGAGAACTCGGCATCGTCGAGACCACGCCCAAGATGGTCAGCGCCGAATCGGCAGAACGCCATCCCCTCGCCAAAGCCCACCAGTCAGACGCCGAGACGGTCGGCAGAGACGACGGCCCGGAACCACTCAGTACCTCCACGATGGGCACTACCTCTGGGACTCACGCACTCCAAGCAGTTCGAGACTCCGACGGCGCGGCCTACGCCGCCGACCGAGAGACGGTCGAACAGGCAATCAGAGACTGCGGCCACGACGGCATCTTCCTCGAACCGGCCTCGGCGCTCGCGCCCGCAGTCGTCTTGCAAGCCATCGCAGACAACCAACTCGACGCCTCAGACACCGTCGTTTGCGTCGGTACTGGTGCAGGCGTCGCGTGGCCCGAGAAGACGGTGGAGGCCGTGGGAACTGCGCCGACCGTCGAACCGACCGTGGAGGCAGTTGCCGAGGCAGTTTCGCTCGACTTGGACTGA
- a CDS encoding TATA-box-binding protein has translation MTDPKETINIENVVASTGIGQELDLQSVAMDLEGADYDPEQFPGLVYRTQNPKSAALIFRSGKIVCTGAKSTADVHESLEIVFDKLRELNINVNENPEIVVQNIVTSADLGRNLNLNAIAIGLGLENIEYEPEQFPGLVYRLDEPEVVALLFGSGKLVITGGKKPEDAEQAVDKIVSRLEELGLLE, from the coding sequence ATGACTGACCCAAAGGAGACCATCAACATTGAAAACGTGGTCGCCTCCACGGGCATCGGGCAGGAACTCGACCTCCAGAGCGTGGCGATGGACCTGGAAGGGGCCGACTACGACCCCGAGCAGTTCCCCGGTCTCGTCTATCGCACCCAGAACCCGAAGTCCGCAGCACTCATCTTCCGTTCCGGTAAAATCGTCTGTACCGGCGCGAAGAGTACCGCCGACGTCCACGAGAGTCTCGAAATCGTCTTCGACAAACTCCGCGAGTTGAACATCAACGTCAACGAGAACCCCGAAATCGTCGTTCAGAACATCGTCACTTCGGCGGACCTCGGACGCAATCTCAACCTCAACGCCATCGCCATCGGTCTCGGTCTGGAGAACATCGAGTACGAACCCGAGCAGTTCCCCGGTCTCGTCTACCGACTCGACGAACCCGAAGTCGTCGCGCTCCTGTTCGGGTCCGGCAAACTCGTCATCACCGGCGGCAAGAAGCCCGAGGACGCAGAACAGGCAGTTGACAAGATCGTCTCGCGCCTCGAAGAACTCGGTCTGCTCGAATAG
- a CDS encoding DUF7473 family protein — protein sequence MVALTALVVTFLLAVLFYGVTAHIAARYVLGSVPISRAFLVGLVPAVISFALQAYQSSLGVALIIVLALSADFFAIRAVYRIKYRTTALVAIAHYTISVLFGITILNLVRLLGTAPT from the coding sequence ATGGTCGCGCTCACTGCGCTGGTGGTCACGTTCCTGTTGGCGGTGCTGTTCTACGGCGTCACCGCACACATCGCCGCCAGATACGTCCTCGGGAGCGTGCCGATTTCGCGGGCCTTCCTCGTCGGACTAGTTCCGGCCGTTATCTCGTTCGCGTTGCAAGCGTACCAAAGCTCCCTCGGAGTCGCGCTGATTATTGTGCTCGCGCTCTCCGCGGATTTCTTCGCAATCCGGGCCGTGTACCGTATAAAGTACCGGACGACGGCGCTGGTCGCAATCGCACACTACACCATCAGCGTGCTGTTCGGGATTACCATCCTGAATCTGGTGCGGTTGCTCGGGACTGCACCGACGTAA
- the hisG gene encoding ATP phosphoribosyltransferase, translating to MRIAVPNKGRLHDPSMDLLEHAGLHAVDGADRKLYADTVDPEVTLLFARAADIPEYVSDGAADVGITGLDQVREADPGDVTDLLDLEFGQCRLVLAAPEDGDIESVEDLAGKTVATEFPNIAEQYFADQSVSPDIVEVSGATELTPHVEMADAIIDITSTGTTLKVNRLGIVDEVLASSVHLFAREDVVEDEKVQQIVMALQSVLSADGKRYLMMNAPADKLGEVKDVIPGLGGPTVMDIEGDGNGDGMVAVHAVVDERDVFETINDLKSVGASGILVTEIERLVE from the coding sequence ATGCGAATCGCCGTCCCGAACAAGGGCCGACTGCACGACCCGTCGATGGACCTGCTCGAACACGCGGGCCTGCACGCCGTCGATGGCGCGGACCGAAAGCTGTACGCCGACACGGTAGACCCCGAGGTGACGCTCCTCTTCGCGCGCGCCGCCGACATTCCCGAGTACGTCAGCGACGGTGCTGCAGACGTCGGCATCACCGGACTCGACCAAGTTCGGGAGGCTGACCCCGGCGACGTGACCGACCTGCTCGATTTGGAGTTCGGCCAGTGCAGACTCGTCCTCGCCGCGCCGGAAGATGGCGACATCGAGTCAGTCGAAGACCTCGCGGGGAAAACTGTCGCCACGGAGTTCCCCAACATCGCCGAGCAGTACTTCGCCGACCAGAGCGTCTCGCCGGACATCGTGGAGGTCAGCGGCGCGACGGAGTTGACGCCCCACGTCGAGATGGCCGACGCTATCATCGACATCACGAGTACGGGGACGACGCTGAAAGTCAACCGCCTCGGCATCGTGGACGAAGTGCTGGCGAGTTCGGTCCACCTCTTTGCACGCGAAGACGTGGTCGAGGACGAGAAAGTCCAGCAAATCGTGATGGCGCTCCAGTCGGTCCTCTCGGCGGACGGCAAGCGCTACCTGATGATGAACGCCCCCGCGGACAAACTCGGCGAGGTCAAGGACGTGATTCCAGGTCTCGGCGGTCCGACGGTGATGGACATCGAAGGCGACGGGAACGGCGACGGCATGGTCGCCGTCCACGCCGTCGTGGACGAACGCGACGTGTTCGAGACCATCAACGACTTGAAGAGCGTGGGCGCGAGCGGGATTCTCGTGACGGAAATCGAGCGACTCGTGGAATAA
- a CDS encoding methyltransferase domain-containing protein, translating to MYALELGGEDDRFAAAEAASAATGVEVAAPGLATATTISDRVQTLAYTHRASELLGTTDADVESAKVLLEASDLSREGTVAVRARDVRETADIDTQRAERELGQVLVDAGFTVDLDDPDHELRALFSKETCLLGWLETVSIRDYGTRKPTDRPFFQPGGMDPLLARALVNLAGACPGAKILDPMCGTGGVLIEGGLVGATVYGTDAQRKMARGAATNLDHYLDSGWATMQGDATHLPFPDGSLDGVVFDAPYGRQSKIANLGLDDLVEGALEEAKRVAERAVVVGDRSWADAAREAGWEVESEFERRVHRSLDRFIIVLD from the coding sequence GTGTACGCGCTGGAACTCGGAGGAGAGGACGACCGATTCGCCGCCGCGGAGGCCGCGAGCGCGGCGACCGGCGTCGAAGTCGCCGCGCCCGGACTCGCGACTGCAACGACGATTAGCGACCGAGTGCAGACGCTCGCCTACACCCACCGCGCGAGCGAGTTGCTCGGCACGACGGACGCCGACGTGGAGAGCGCGAAAGTTCTGCTCGAAGCCAGCGACCTGAGCAGGGAGGGCACAGTCGCCGTCCGTGCCCGAGACGTTCGCGAAACTGCCGACATCGACACCCAACGCGCCGAGCGCGAACTCGGACAGGTCCTCGTGGACGCAGGTTTCACAGTCGATTTGGATGACCCGGACCACGAACTTCGGGCACTCTTTTCCAAGGAAACCTGCCTCCTCGGCTGGCTCGAAACCGTGAGTATCCGCGACTACGGCACTCGAAAACCGACCGACCGGCCGTTCTTCCAACCCGGTGGGATGGACCCACTCCTCGCTCGGGCGCTGGTCAATCTCGCCGGAGCGTGCCCCGGCGCGAAGATACTCGACCCGATGTGTGGCACCGGCGGCGTCCTCATCGAAGGCGGACTCGTCGGCGCAACGGTGTACGGCACCGACGCCCAGCGCAAGATGGCTCGCGGCGCGGCGACGAATCTGGACCACTACCTCGACTCGGGGTGGGCGACGATGCAGGGCGACGCGACGCACCTGCCGTTTCCCGACGGTAGCCTCGACGGTGTCGTCTTCGACGCGCCCTACGGCCGCCAGTCGAAGATTGCGAACCTCGGCTTAGACGATTTGGTAGAGGGCGCGCTCGAAGAAGCCAAGAGAGTAGCAGAGCGAGCAGTCGTGGTCGGCGACCGCTCGTGGGCCGACGCAGCACGCGAGGCAGGGTGGGAAGTCGAATCGGAGTTCGAGCGGCGAGTGCATCGCTCGCTGGACCGATTTATTATCGTCCTAGATTAG